The following are encoded together in the Glycine soja cultivar W05 chromosome 5, ASM419377v2, whole genome shotgun sequence genome:
- the LOC114412483 gene encoding LOW QUALITY PROTEIN: pentatricopeptide repeat-containing protein At5g67570, chloroplastic-like (The sequence of the model RefSeq protein was modified relative to this genomic sequence to represent the inferred CDS: inserted 1 base in 1 codon) produces MESLHLHLQGHPVAQFRPNTDKIRLRLIEKGVQPAPKIVHTLRKKEIQKHNRKLKARPAPPLTPAQAQAAAEEQHFETIKREFRRVMAGKPWEGIQKVEFLEKARPERECRGGVKLRRESLNELKEMFEARKMDELKWVFDSDLEIDEVWLDEGYGVRGKTRNRSEGEVIRFLVDSLSDREIIMKDWKFSRMMKMSGLPFTEEQLLRIVELLGFKHCWKQALSVVQWVYNYKDHRKFQSRFVYTKLLSVLGKAGRPKEALQIFNMMRENIHIYPDIAAYHSIAVTLGQAGLLKELLNTVECMRQKPKAFMHRKNWDPVLEPDLVIYNAVLNACVPSKQWKGVSWVFKQLRKSGLKPNGVTYGLAMEVMLESGNYDLVHEFFGKMKRSGEVXKALTYKVLVRTFWKEGKVDEAVKAVRDMERRGVIGTASVYYELACCLCNNGRWQDAILEVDNIRSLPRAKPLEVTFTGMIKASMDGGHINDCICIFEYMKDHCVPNIGAINTILKVYGQNDMFSKAKVLFEEVKVAKSEFYATPGGGNSSVVPDVYTYNSMLEASASAQQWEYFEHVYREMIVSGYQLDQDKHLPLHVKASRAGKLHLLEHAFDNILEAGEIPHHLFFFELVIQAIAQHNYERAVILINTMAYAPFQVTEEQWANLFKESEDRISLENLERLLDALGNCDVVSEPTVSNLTRSLQVLCGLCTSRNFSSIILFGSENAVNGLNEGIDDDGNVPKISRRMMIESAESEKDILVGNYHAEPETIAFNCDQVSGGDNNNVMLFRPQNSDIEDGISSYADSLECTNNLALDKFSDELNEKLWDDGSSEDDAGEEVIDNPSAYEILEVWKEMREEDGSLLHSELACG; encoded by the exons ATGGAATCTCTTCATCTGCATCTTCAGGGTCACCCCGTGGCCCAATTCCGGCCGAACACCGACAAAATCCGCCTCAGACTCATCGAAAAGGGTGTCCAACCAGCCCCAAAGATCGTCCACACCCTCCGCAAGAAGGAAATCCAAAAACACAACCGAAAGCTGAAGGCCCGGCCCGCTCCTCCCCTCACCCCGGCCCAGGCCCAGGCCGCGGCGGAGGAGCAGCACTTCGAGACCATTAAACGCGAGTTCCGAAGAGTCATGGCGGGGAAGCCCTGGGAGGGGATTCAGAAGGTCGAGTTCTTGGAGAAGGCGAGGCCGGAAAGGGAGTGCAGAGGAGGAGTAAAGCTTAGAAGAGAGAGCTTGAATGAGCTGAAGGAGATGTTTGAGGCGCGGAAGATGGATGAGTTGAAGTGGGTTTTTGACTCTGACCTTGAGATTGATGAGGTTTGGCTTGATGAAGGGTATGGGGTAAGGGGCAAGACTCGGAACCGCAGCGAGGGTGAGGTTATAAGGTTTCTCGTTGATAG TCTGAGTGATAGGGAGATTATTATGAAGGATTGGAAGTTTTCGAGGATGATGAAGATGTCAGGATTGCCATTTACTGAGGAACAGTTATTGAGGATTGTGGAGCTGCTTGGTTTTAAACATTGTTGGAAGCAAGCTCTTTCTGTGGTTCAATGGGTCTACAACTATAAGGATCACAGGAAGTTTCAAAGCAG gTTTGTATATACAAAACTTCTTTCAGTTCTTGGGAAGGCAGGCAGGCCAAAGGAGGCCcttcaaattttcaatatgATGCGT GAAAACATCCATATATATCCTGATATCGCTGCATATCACAGCATTGCTGTTACGCTTGGTCAAGCTGGTCTTCTGAAAGAGTTGCTAAATACTGTGGAATGCATGAGACAGAAACCCAAAGCATTTATGCATCGCAAGAACTGGGATCCAGTTCTTGAACCTGATCTGGTTATATACAACGCT GTGCTTAATGCTTGTGTTCCATCAAAGCAGTGGAAAGGTGTGTCATGGGTGTTTAAGCAACTGAGGAAAAGTGGTCTGAAACCTAACGGAGTAACTTATGGACTTGCAATGGAG GTAATGCTGGAATCGGGCAATTATGACCTTGTCCATGAGTTTTTtggaaagatgaagagaagtgGGGAAG CAAAAGCCCTTACTTATAAAG TGTTGGTGAGAACCTTCTGGAAGGAAGGTAAAGTTGATGAAGCTGTGAAAGCCGTCAGGGACATGGAAAGAAGAGGAGTTATTGGAACAGCCAGTGTATATTATGAACTAGCTTGTTGCCTTTGCAACAATGGGAGGTGGCAAGATGCTATTCTGGAG GTTGACAATATTAGAAGTCTTCCTCGTGCCAAGCCTTTGGAGGTTACTTTCACTGGCATGATTAAGGCTTCCATGGATGGTGGACATATTAATGATTGTATATGTATATTTGAATACATGAAAGACCACTGCGTTCCTAACATAGGGGCCATAAACACAATATTGAAAGTTTATGGCCAAAATGATATGTTTTCTAAAGCCAAAGTTTTATTTGAGGAAGTCAAAGTAGCCAAATCAGAATTTTATGCCACCCCAGGGGGTGGTAATAGCTCTGTTGTCCCAGATGTGTACACATATAACTCAATGTTGGAAGCTTCAGCTAGTGCACAGCAATGGGAATACTTTGAGCATGTGTACAGAGAGATGATTGTTTCCGGCTATCAACTGGATCAAGATAAACACTTGCCATTACATGTTAAAGCTTCAAGAGCTGGCAAG TTGCATTTACTGGAGCATGCATTTGACAATATTCTGGAAGCCGGAGAAATTCCTcaccatcttttcttttttgaattggTGATTCAAGCTATAGCTCAGCATAATTATGAGCGAGCTGTTATTTTAATCAACACCATGGCTTATGCGCCATTCCAAGTGACTGAAGAACAGTGGGCAAACCTGTTTAAGGAGAGTGAAGACAGAATTAGTCTTGAAAATCTAGAGCGGTTGTTGGATGCTCTTGGTAATTGTGATGTTGTTTCAGAACCAACGGTCTCTAATTTAACAAGATCATTGCAAGTTCTTTGTGGATTATGTACATCTAGAAACTTCTCCAGCATAATCCTTTTTGGAAGTGAAAATGCTGTCAATGGTCTGAATGAAGGAATTGATGATGATGGAAATGTGCCAAAAATTTCCAGAAGAATGATGATTGAAAGTGCTGAATCTGAGAAAGATATTCTTGTTGGTAATTACCATGCTGAACCGGAAACGATTGCCTTTAATTGTGATCAAGTCAGTGGAGGAGATAATAACAATGTCATGCTTTTCAGGCCTCAAAACTCTGATATTGAAGATGGAATAAGTTCATATGCTGATAGTCTGGAATGCACTAATAATCTAGCACTTGACAAGTTCTCCGATGAATTGAATGAGAAGCTCTGGGATGATGGAAGCTCTGAAGATGATGCTGGTGAGGAAGTAATTGACAACCCCTCAGCATATGAAATATTAGAAGTATGGAAGGAAATGAGAGAGGAGGATGGGAGTTTGTTGCACTCTGAACTTGCTTGTGGCTAG